Proteins encoded together in one Pseudomonas arsenicoxydans window:
- a CDS encoding DNA-binding protein, whose product MARGGVNKAVVQAARLAILARGENPSIDAVRIEMGNTGSKTTIHRYLKELDDGSERAETPSEPIDDELAGLVARLAQRLKEKAQEPIDQARAQFDQQRKELDNKLTEAQRANTELHQQYEIQSLALTQESEALQETRALLQTEQTRNAGLNQALADFDLRLKDKDEQIRSLEEKHLHAREALEHYRNAVKEQREQEHSRHEGQVQQIQMELRQAQQSAMVRQDEITQLHRDNERLLTENRGTLRELGLLQDQLKQTNSRQDQLLEQVNRIDSERTLLQERLRAALLESQSLKQNVDEQSQINKGLEIELLKTRASLDESLRLAAVVATAPDASEPQKKD is encoded by the coding sequence ATGGCTCGTGGCGGCGTTAATAAAGCAGTGGTACAAGCGGCACGCTTGGCGATCCTCGCTCGCGGTGAAAACCCCAGCATCGACGCAGTACGGATCGAGATGGGAAACACCGGCTCAAAAACCACCATCCACCGTTATTTGAAGGAGCTGGACGACGGCAGCGAACGCGCCGAAACGCCTTCAGAGCCCATCGACGATGAGCTGGCAGGACTCGTTGCACGCTTGGCGCAACGCCTCAAGGAAAAGGCGCAAGAGCCCATCGACCAGGCACGCGCCCAGTTTGATCAGCAGCGCAAAGAGCTGGATAACAAGTTGACTGAAGCGCAACGGGCCAACACTGAATTGCATCAGCAATACGAGATTCAAAGCCTGGCGCTGACCCAGGAATCCGAGGCACTGCAAGAAACCCGCGCCCTGCTGCAGACCGAGCAAACCCGCAATGCCGGCTTGAACCAAGCATTGGCGGACTTCGACTTGCGCCTCAAAGACAAGGATGAGCAGATCCGCTCACTGGAAGAAAAGCACCTGCACGCCCGCGAGGCGCTTGAGCATTACCGCAACGCCGTCAAGGAACAGCGCGAGCAAGAGCACAGCCGCCACGAAGGCCAGGTGCAGCAGATTCAGATGGAGTTACGCCAGGCCCAGCAAAGCGCAATGGTGCGCCAGGACGAAATCACCCAACTGCATCGCGACAACGAGCGCCTGCTCACCGAGAACCGTGGCACGCTGCGGGAGCTGGGGTTGCTGCAGGATCAACTCAAGCAAACCAACAGCCGGCAGGATCAACTGCTGGAACAGGTCAATCGCATCGACAGCGAACGCACCCTCCTCCAGGAACGCTTGCGCGCCGCCCTGCTGGAAAGTCAGTCGCTCAAGCAGAACGTCGACGAGCAGTCGCAGATAAACAAGGGATTGGAAATCGAATTGCTCAAGACCCGGGCGAGTCTCGATGAAAGCCTGCGCCTGGCAGCTGTCGTTGCAACAGCGCCAGACGCTTCAGAGCCACAAAAGAAAGATTAA
- a CDS encoding site-specific integrase, which translates to MSELDRYLQAATRDNTRRSYRAAIEHFEVSWGGFLPATSDSVARYLVAHAGVLSINTLKLRLSALAQWHSSQGFPDPTKSPVVRKVFKGIRALHPAQEKQAEPLQLQHLEQVVAWLEQEAQTARAQNDQPGLLRAKRDAALILLGFWRGFRSDELCRVHIEHVQASAGSGITLYLPRSKGDRENLGKTYQTPALQRLCPVNAYIQWITEAALVRGPVFRGIDRWGHLSEEGLHANSVIPLLRQALERAGIPAEHYTSHSLRRGFASWAHQSGWDLKSLMSYVGWKDMKSAMRYVEASPFLGMARLTEKPLTL; encoded by the coding sequence ATGTCTGAACTGGATCGCTACCTGCAAGCCGCCACCCGCGACAACACCCGTCGCAGCTACCGGGCGGCCATTGAGCACTTCGAAGTCAGTTGGGGAGGTTTTCTGCCGGCCACCAGCGACAGCGTGGCGCGCTACCTCGTGGCCCATGCGGGCGTGCTGTCGATCAACACCTTGAAGCTGCGTCTGTCGGCGCTGGCGCAGTGGCATAGCAGCCAGGGTTTTCCTGATCCCACCAAATCCCCGGTGGTGCGCAAAGTCTTCAAGGGCATCCGCGCGTTGCATCCGGCACAGGAGAAACAGGCCGAGCCATTGCAGCTTCAGCATCTGGAGCAAGTGGTTGCCTGGCTGGAGCAGGAAGCGCAAACCGCCAGGGCGCAAAACGATCAGCCGGGATTGCTTCGCGCCAAACGTGACGCTGCACTGATTCTGCTGGGCTTCTGGCGCGGCTTTCGCAGCGATGAGTTATGCCGCGTACACATCGAACACGTGCAGGCCAGTGCCGGTTCCGGCATCACCCTCTACCTGCCACGCAGCAAAGGCGATCGCGAAAACCTCGGCAAGACTTACCAGACGCCGGCCCTGCAGCGTCTCTGCCCGGTGAACGCCTACATCCAATGGATTACCGAAGCGGCGTTGGTGCGCGGACCGGTGTTTCGCGGCATCGACCGTTGGGGGCATTTGAGCGAGGAGGGCCTGCACGCCAACAGCGTCATACCGTTACTGCGTCAGGCGCTGGAGCGCGCCGGCATTCCCGCTGAGCACTACACCAGCCATTCCCTGCGTCGCGGCTTTGCCAGTTGGGCGCACCAAAGCGGTTGGGATCTGAAATCGTTGATGAGTTACGTGGGTTGGAAGGATATGAAGTCGGCCATGCGCTATGTTGAAGCGAGCCCGTTTCTCGGGATGGCCAGGCTCACTGAAAAGCCGTTGACGCTCTAG
- the ahpC gene encoding alkyl hydroperoxide reductase subunit C: MPIINSQVKPFNATAYKNGDFVQVSDADLKGKWSVVFFYPADFTFVCPTELEDLADNYDAFQKLGVEIYSVSTDTHFAHAAWHNTSPAIGKIQYTMIGDPTHAISRNFDVLIEDAGLADRGTFVINPEGQIKIVELNDGGVGRDASELLRKIKAAQYVAAHPGQVCPAKWKEGEATLAPSLDLVGKI, translated from the coding sequence ATGCCTATCATCAACAGCCAAGTTAAACCTTTCAACGCTACCGCCTACAAAAATGGCGACTTCGTACAAGTGTCGGACGCTGACCTGAAAGGCAAGTGGTCTGTCGTGTTCTTCTACCCAGCCGACTTCACCTTTGTTTGCCCGACCGAACTGGAAGACCTGGCTGACAACTACGACGCGTTCCAGAAACTGGGCGTCGAGATCTACAGCGTTTCCACTGACACCCACTTTGCCCACGCTGCCTGGCACAACACCTCGCCAGCCATTGGCAAAATCCAGTACACCATGATCGGCGACCCGACTCATGCCATCTCCCGCAACTTCGACGTGCTGATCGAAGACGCTGGTCTGGCTGACCGTGGCACCTTCGTGATCAACCCTGAAGGCCAGATCAAAATCGTTGAACTCAACGATGGCGGCGTTGGCCGTGACGCTTCCGAGCTGCTGCGCAAAATCAAGGCTGCCCAGTACGTCGCTGCTCACCCAGGCCAGGTTTGCCCTGCCAAGTGGAAAGAAGGCGAGGCCACTCTGGCTCCGTCCCTGGACCTGGTCGGCAAGATCTAA
- the ahpF gene encoding alkyl hydroperoxide reductase subunit F, translated as MLDANLKAQLKSYLERVTQPIEIVASLDDGAKSQEMLELLKDVASLSTQITLLDNGDDARKPSFSINRPGADISLRFAGIPMGHEFTSLVLALLQVGGHPSKASVEVIEQIRSLKGDFSFETYFSLSCQNCPDVVQALNLMAVLNPNIRHVAIDGALFQAEVDDRQIMAVPSIYLNGVNFGQGRMGLEEILAKIDTSGIERQAEKISAKQAFDVLVVGGGPAGASAAIYAARKGIRTGVAAERFGGQVLDTMAIENFISVQETEGPKLAVALEEHVKQYDVDIMNLQRADKLLPGKNGELHEVHFASGATLKAKTVILATGARWREMNVPGEQQYRNKGVAYCPHCDGPLFKGKRVAVIGGGNSGVEAAIDLAGIVSHVTLLEFDVQLRADAVLQRKLHSLSNVTVITSAQTTEVLGDGQKVNGLRYKDRQSDELRNVELEGIFVQIGLLPNTDWLKGTIELSPRGEIIVDARGETSMPGVFAAGDVTTVPYKQIVIAVGEGAKASLSAFDHLIRTSAPA; from the coding sequence ATGTTGGACGCCAATCTAAAAGCCCAGTTGAAATCGTACCTGGAACGGGTCACCCAGCCGATCGAGATCGTTGCCTCCCTCGACGACGGTGCGAAATCCCAGGAAATGCTTGAACTGTTGAAAGACGTTGCCAGCCTTTCGACTCAAATTACCTTGCTCGACAACGGTGACGATGCACGTAAACCATCGTTCTCGATCAATCGCCCCGGTGCCGATATCAGCCTGCGTTTCGCCGGCATCCCTATGGGCCACGAATTCACCTCGCTGGTGCTGGCCTTGTTGCAAGTCGGCGGCCACCCCTCGAAAGCCAGCGTTGAAGTGATCGAACAGATCCGCTCGCTCAAAGGCGACTTCAGCTTCGAGACTTACTTCTCGCTGTCCTGCCAGAACTGCCCGGACGTGGTCCAGGCGTTGAACTTGATGGCAGTGCTGAACCCGAATATCCGTCACGTCGCCATCGATGGCGCGCTATTCCAGGCCGAAGTCGATGATCGTCAGATCATGGCTGTGCCTAGCATTTACCTCAACGGCGTGAACTTCGGTCAGGGCCGCATGGGCCTGGAAGAAATCCTCGCCAAGATCGACACCAGCGGCATCGAGCGCCAGGCCGAGAAGATCAGCGCCAAGCAAGCCTTTGATGTACTGGTCGTCGGCGGTGGTCCGGCGGGTGCATCGGCGGCGATCTACGCAGCCCGTAAAGGTATTCGCACTGGTGTGGCGGCGGAGCGTTTTGGTGGGCAGGTGCTCGACACCATGGCCATCGAGAACTTCATCTCCGTGCAGGAAACCGAGGGGCCGAAACTGGCCGTGGCATTGGAAGAACACGTCAAGCAATACGACGTTGACATCATGAACCTGCAACGCGCCGACAAGTTGCTGCCGGGCAAGAACGGCGAGCTGCACGAAGTCCATTTCGCCAGTGGCGCGACCCTGAAAGCCAAGACCGTGATTCTGGCGACCGGTGCGCGCTGGCGGGAAATGAACGTCCCGGGCGAGCAGCAATACCGCAACAAAGGCGTGGCGTACTGCCCGCACTGTGACGGTCCGCTTTTCAAAGGCAAGCGTGTGGCGGTGATTGGCGGCGGCAACTCCGGCGTCGAAGCGGCCATCGACCTGGCAGGCATCGTGTCGCATGTGACCCTGCTGGAGTTCGACGTTCAGTTGCGTGCCGACGCAGTCTTGCAGCGCAAGTTGCACAGCCTGTCGAACGTCACGGTCATCACCAGTGCGCAAACCACTGAAGTGTTGGGCGATGGTCAGAAGGTCAACGGTCTGCGCTACAAGGATCGTCAGTCGGACGAGTTGCGCAATGTCGAATTGGAAGGGATCTTCGTGCAGATCGGTTTGCTGCCCAACACCGATTGGCTCAAAGGCACCATCGAGTTGTCACCTCGCGGCGAGATCATTGTCGACGCTCGCGGTGAAACGTCGATGCCCGGTGTGTTCGCTGCCGGTGACGTCACTACCGTGCCGTACAAGCAGATCGTGATTGCGGTGGGCGAGGGTGCTAAAGCCTCCCTGAGCGCATTCGATCATCTGATCCGCACCTCGGCTCCGGCATAA
- the gloA gene encoding lactoylglutathione lyase, translating to MSLHELNTLPGVTAQPDTATQQFVFNHTMLRVKDITKSLDFYTRVLGFSLVEKRDFPEAEFSLYFLALVDKNQIPADAAARTEWMKSIPGILELTHNHGTENDADFAYHNGNTDPRGFGHICISVPDIRAACERFEALGCDFQKRLNDGRMKSLAFIKDPDAYWVEIIQPAPL from the coding sequence ATGAGCCTGCACGAATTGAACACACTCCCAGGCGTGACTGCCCAACCTGACACCGCCACTCAGCAGTTCGTCTTCAACCACACCATGCTGCGCGTCAAAGACATCACCAAGTCCCTGGATTTCTACACCCGCGTACTGGGTTTCTCGCTGGTAGAAAAACGCGATTTCCCGGAAGCCGAATTCAGTCTGTACTTCCTGGCACTGGTCGATAAAAACCAGATTCCGGCCGACGCGGCTGCACGCACTGAATGGATGAAATCGATCCCCGGCATTCTCGAACTGACCCACAACCACGGCACCGAGAATGACGCGGATTTCGCCTATCACAACGGCAACACCGACCCGCGCGGTTTCGGCCACATTTGCATCTCCGTGCCGGACATTCGTGCAGCTTGCGAGCGCTTCGAAGCACTGGGTTGCGATTTCCAGAAACGCCTGAATGACGGACGCATGAAGAGCCTGGCCTTTATCAAAGACCCGGATGCGTACTGGGTCGAGATCATTCAGCCAGCGCCGCTGTAA
- a CDS encoding DUF4946 domain-containing protein: protein MIRFCQSTCVLFCLLSVVASAQAETPEVSWPSGWEVEAVAHDEANTTVSRQRAVKNDQGGTPVLVMELTMTQVEPGHQVNLQGVLLEMRKSVQKDFFQGGYQSVCNKIHPATLSRLAALETTCTITQNGRHVLSQTLVAALDADKAYVLSYAGQAEAYKASQDEIEATRNSLKL, encoded by the coding sequence ATGATCCGATTCTGTCAATCGACCTGCGTCCTGTTTTGCCTGCTGTCAGTGGTCGCTAGCGCTCAGGCAGAGACGCCTGAAGTGAGCTGGCCAAGTGGCTGGGAGGTTGAGGCCGTCGCGCATGACGAGGCCAACACTACGGTGTCACGCCAACGCGCGGTAAAAAATGACCAGGGCGGCACGCCGGTGTTGGTGATGGAGTTGACCATGACCCAGGTCGAGCCCGGTCATCAGGTCAATCTGCAAGGCGTATTGCTGGAAATGCGCAAATCAGTGCAGAAGGACTTTTTTCAAGGCGGCTATCAAAGTGTCTGCAACAAGATTCACCCGGCGACGTTGAGCCGGCTGGCGGCGCTGGAGACTACCTGCACGATTACCCAGAACGGTCGACATGTGCTGTCGCAAACTTTGGTTGCCGCACTGGATGCCGATAAAGCCTATGTTCTTTCCTATGCGGGGCAGGCGGAAGCTTATAAGGCAAGTCAGGATGAAATAGAGGCGACTCGTAACAGCTTGAAACTTTAG
- a CDS encoding histone-like nucleoid-structuring protein, MvaT/MvaU family, with protein sequence MSRLAEFRAAEKALQEQLKQLESLKNDAGLKKEIEFEEKLQGLMKTYGKSLRDIIAILDPNPAKSGLQQATAPKTRRARVVKVYQNPHTGELIETKGGNHRGLKAWKEQYGAATVDSWLRG encoded by the coding sequence TTGTCCAGACTCGCTGAATTCCGCGCCGCCGAAAAGGCCCTTCAAGAACAGCTCAAGCAGCTGGAATCGCTGAAGAATGATGCCGGGCTCAAGAAAGAAATCGAATTCGAAGAAAAGCTCCAGGGGCTGATGAAAACCTATGGCAAAAGCCTGCGGGACATCATCGCCATTCTCGATCCGAACCCGGCAAAATCCGGTCTGCAACAGGCAACAGCGCCTAAAACCCGCCGCGCTCGCGTGGTCAAGGTTTATCAGAATCCGCACACCGGCGAACTGATTGAAACCAAGGGTGGTAACCACCGTGGCCTGAAAGCCTGGAAGGAACAATACGGTGCCGCTACCGTTGATTCCTGGCTACGCGGCTAA
- a CDS encoding EAL domain-containing protein translates to MPLNVKTRRKRSKRIAVTLLSALLPMVLGAVILSMQAEHALKQSSGMTAEEAIRQFDLMLDNTAQAAQVLLPLAGQPCDDVKLALREQVTRRPFVRATNLVWDNTIYCSSLFGDYQEKVNPGDYTQGKLWLMNGNPVTPDTALLVYRLNDGNRGALTTLDGYHLSNVLRLIGRNTQLLLQVGPDWLSADGKVHETAVPALPVAESKLTSSRYAFTVGAGFPAGETWRYMRSEYPPLFSLLIFFGAVSGSIGHFLQKRSSSPSLEMQRALEAQEFVPYFQPVVHGDTKKWSGAEVLMRWHHPKEGLVRPDLFIPFAEHSGLIVPMTRSLMRQTAALLAPAVDSFGAPFHIGINITASHCKDLELVDDCREFLAAFTPGAVSLVLELTERELIEPMPITLQLFEQLHALGVLIAIDDFGTGHSSLGYLRQFNVDFLKIDQSFVAMIGADALSRHILDSIIELSAKLDLGIVAEGVETEEQSNYLTAHGVNFLQGYLFDRPMPAAQFINALSHR, encoded by the coding sequence ATGCCCCTGAACGTCAAGACCCGCCGCAAACGCAGCAAACGTATCGCTGTCACCCTGCTGAGCGCGCTGCTCCCGATGGTTTTGGGCGCCGTCATTCTTTCAATGCAGGCGGAGCATGCACTCAAGCAAAGCTCCGGTATGACGGCCGAAGAAGCCATTCGCCAATTCGATCTGATGCTCGACAACACGGCCCAGGCCGCGCAGGTATTGCTGCCGCTGGCTGGCCAACCGTGCGATGACGTCAAGCTGGCCTTGCGCGAACAGGTCACGCGTCGTCCGTTCGTGCGCGCGACCAACCTGGTGTGGGACAACACTATCTATTGCAGTTCGTTGTTCGGTGACTATCAGGAAAAGGTTAATCCGGGCGATTACACCCAAGGCAAGTTGTGGCTCATGAACGGCAACCCGGTGACGCCCGATACCGCGTTATTGGTCTATCGGCTCAACGACGGTAACCGGGGCGCACTGACAACCCTGGACGGTTATCACTTGAGCAATGTCTTGCGTTTGATTGGTCGCAACACACAGCTCTTGCTGCAAGTCGGTCCCGACTGGTTATCCGCAGACGGCAAAGTTCACGAAACAGCCGTGCCCGCCTTGCCAGTGGCCGAAAGCAAACTGACGTCTTCGCGTTACGCATTCACCGTCGGCGCCGGCTTCCCCGCTGGAGAAACCTGGCGTTACATGCGCAGCGAGTATCCGCCGCTGTTCAGTTTGCTGATCTTCTTCGGCGCGGTGTCCGGTTCGATCGGGCACTTTCTGCAAAAGCGTTCGTCATCTCCCAGCCTCGAAATGCAACGCGCCCTGGAAGCGCAGGAGTTCGTTCCCTATTTTCAGCCGGTGGTGCATGGCGATACGAAAAAATGGTCCGGCGCCGAAGTCTTGATGCGCTGGCATCATCCCAAGGAAGGCCTGGTGCGCCCGGACCTGTTCATCCCGTTCGCCGAGCATTCCGGGCTGATCGTACCGATGACCCGCTCGTTAATGCGACAGACCGCGGCGTTGTTGGCGCCGGCCGTTGACTCGTTCGGCGCACCGTTCCACATCGGCATCAATATCACCGCCAGTCATTGCAAGGACCTGGAACTGGTGGACGACTGCCGGGAATTTCTCGCTGCTTTTACGCCAGGCGCGGTCAGCCTGGTGCTGGAGTTGACCGAGCGTGAACTGATCGAGCCGATGCCCATCACGCTCCAGTTGTTCGAGCAGCTCCACGCCCTGGGCGTGTTGATTGCGATCGACGACTTTGGCACCGGTCACTCAAGCCTCGGGTATTTGCGCCAGTTCAATGTCGATTTCTTGAAAATCGATCAAAGTTTTGTCGCGATGATTGGTGCCGATGCGCTGTCACGGCACATTTTGGACAGCATTATCGAGCTCTCGGCCAAGCTTGACCTGGGCATCGTCGCCGAGGGCGTGGAAACCGAGGAGCAAAGTAATTATCTGACGGCTCATGGGGTTAACTTCTTACAAGGTTATCTGTTCGACCGGCCGATGCCCGCTGCGCAATTCATTAATGCATTAAGCCACCGTTAA
- a CDS encoding LysR family transcriptional regulator — protein MTLTQLEIFSLVAELRGFTAAANRLGISQSAVSHALKSLEQELGVELFRRHQSQVELSDIGQQLLLRARAMLGLANTLRQEAADARGMKSGTLRIGSFGPTSSIKLLPTILQHYRTAHPGIEVHIDEGPDRQVIQWLEERRIDVGFVVLPEDRFDTFMLIEDQLVALLPNDHPLAGRDSLSLGDLCHDPFVLTEAGSSELVSRLFSAARLTPNIRYRCSQLLSTLDTVSRGDALTVVAEGSLPNDSDDRYVKKPLSPAVTRQVGLAVLDQRQASPATLAFIKLASSLNYR, from the coding sequence ATGACCCTGACCCAACTCGAGATTTTCTCGCTCGTCGCTGAACTGCGCGGCTTCACGGCGGCGGCCAATCGGTTGGGGATTTCCCAATCGGCGGTGTCCCATGCCTTGAAGTCGCTGGAGCAGGAACTGGGCGTCGAGTTATTCAGACGTCACCAGTCCCAGGTCGAATTGAGCGACATCGGCCAACAGCTTCTATTGCGCGCCCGGGCGATGCTCGGCCTGGCCAACACCTTGCGCCAGGAGGCCGCCGATGCCCGCGGCATGAAAAGCGGCACCTTGCGCATCGGTTCATTTGGCCCGACCTCATCGATCAAGCTGCTACCGACGATCCTGCAGCACTATCGCACCGCTCACCCAGGCATCGAAGTGCACATTGACGAAGGTCCTGACCGCCAGGTGATTCAATGGCTGGAAGAGCGGCGAATCGATGTCGGTTTCGTGGTGTTGCCCGAAGACCGTTTCGACACCTTCATGTTGATCGAGGATCAGTTGGTCGCGTTGCTGCCCAATGATCACCCGCTGGCCGGCCGCGACAGCCTGAGCTTGGGCGACTTGTGTCACGATCCGTTCGTGTTGACCGAAGCCGGCTCTTCGGAGCTGGTGTCACGCTTGTTCAGTGCGGCCAGACTCACTCCGAATATCCGTTATCGCTGCTCGCAGTTGCTCAGCACACTGGACACGGTGAGCCGTGGCGATGCCTTGACCGTGGTCGCCGAAGGTTCATTGCCCAACGACAGCGACGACCGTTACGTGAAAAAGCCGCTGTCGCCCGCCGTCACTCGCCAGGTCGGGTTGGCAGTGCTCGACCAGCGCCAGGCGTCGCCCGCGACATTGGCGTTTATCAAACTGGCTTCAAGCCTGAACTACCGTTGA
- a CDS encoding DMT family transporter → MNTCAQTTSSDVPVYLKLAAVTMIWGGTFVAGRFLADSLTPLFAASLRFLLASVALLLFLLLARVPLAKPNLKQWLQLGLLGFFGIFFYNLCFFYGLHYINASRASLIVALNPAVIGLASWLVFKEHLSRAKVAGIAICVTGASLVIVSRNPQLLAGNADAWIGDLLIFGCVLGWGVYSLCSKDLNQSLGPVQTVTYSILLGTAMLWVTSAVRGELSVDVLLNLGPQQWLSLMYLGVLGSALAYIGYYDGIRQIGATRSGVFIALNPLTAVILGALLLDEQLTLTMCLGGGLILAGIFLCNKPLARVGKKGI, encoded by the coding sequence ATGAATACCTGCGCCCAAACGACGTCTTCGGACGTTCCGGTTTATCTGAAGCTCGCCGCCGTCACCATGATCTGGGGCGGGACTTTTGTCGCCGGACGGTTTCTCGCCGACAGCCTGACCCCGCTATTCGCAGCCAGCCTGAGATTCCTGCTGGCAAGCGTTGCCCTGCTGTTGTTTTTACTGCTGGCCCGCGTGCCTTTGGCAAAACCGAACCTCAAGCAGTGGCTGCAACTGGGGTTGCTGGGGTTCTTCGGGATCTTCTTCTACAACCTGTGCTTCTTTTATGGGCTGCATTACATCAACGCCTCAAGAGCGTCATTGATCGTCGCGCTGAACCCCGCAGTGATCGGACTCGCGTCGTGGCTGGTGTTCAAGGAACACTTGAGCCGAGCCAAAGTCGCCGGCATTGCGATCTGTGTTACCGGGGCGAGCCTGGTGATCGTCAGCCGAAACCCGCAGCTATTGGCCGGCAACGCCGATGCCTGGATCGGTGATCTGCTGATTTTCGGCTGCGTGCTTGGCTGGGGCGTTTATTCGCTGTGCTCCAAAGACCTGAACCAGTCGCTGGGGCCGGTGCAGACCGTGACATATTCGATTCTGCTGGGCACGGCGATGCTGTGGGTGACCAGTGCCGTGCGCGGTGAGCTGAGTGTCGACGTGCTCCTGAACCTCGGCCCGCAGCAATGGCTGAGCCTGATGTACTTGGGCGTCTTGGGTTCGGCTCTGGCTTACATCGGCTATTACGACGGCATCCGTCAAATCGGCGCGACGCGTTCGGGGGTGTTCATCGCCTTGAACCCGCTGACCGCGGTTATCCTCGGTGCGCTGCTATTGGACGAGCAATTGACGCTAACAATGTGCCTGGGAGGAGGGCTGATCCTGGCGGGGATTTTCCTGTGCAACAAACCCCTTGCGCGAGTAGGGAAAAAGGGGATTTGA
- the hppD gene encoding 4-hydroxyphenylpyruvate dioxygenase, translated as MADLYENPMGLMGFEFIEFASPTPNTLEPIFEIMGFTRVATHRSKNVHLYRQGQINLILNNEPHSVASYFAAEHGPSVCGMAFRVKDSQLAYKRALELGAQPIHIETGPMELNLPAIKGIGGAPLYLIDRFGEGSSIYDIDFVFIEGVDRNPVGAGLKIIDHLTHNVYRGRMAYWANFYEKLFNFREIRYFDIKGEYTGLTSKAMTAPDGMIRIPLNEESSKGAGQIEEFLMQFNGEGIQHVAFLSDDLIKTWDHLKSIGMRFMTAPPETYYEMLEGRLPNHGEPVDQLQSRGILLDGSSESGDKRLLLQIFSETLMGPVFFEFIQRKGDDGFGEGNFKALFESIERDQVRRGVLATE; from the coding sequence ATGGCAGATTTATACGAAAACCCAATGGGCCTGATGGGCTTTGAATTCATCGAATTCGCATCGCCGACCCCGAACACCCTGGAGCCGATCTTCGAGATCATGGGCTTCACCAGGGTCGCGACCCACCGCTCCAAAAATGTGCACCTGTATCGCCAGGGCCAGATCAACCTTATCCTCAACAACGAACCCCACAGCGTCGCTTCCTATTTCGCGGCCGAGCACGGCCCGTCCGTATGCGGCATGGCGTTCCGGGTCAAGGATTCGCAGCTGGCCTACAAGCGCGCGCTGGAACTCGGCGCCCAGCCGATTCACATCGAAACCGGCCCGATGGAGCTGAACCTGCCAGCGATCAAAGGCATCGGCGGCGCGCCGCTGTACTTGATCGACCGTTTCGGTGAAGGCAGCTCGATCTATGACATCGACTTCGTCTTCATCGAGGGCGTGGACCGCAACCCGGTCGGCGCGGGCCTGAAAATCATCGACCACCTGACGCACAACGTGTATCGCGGTCGCATGGCTTACTGGGCCAACTTCTACGAGAAACTGTTCAACTTCCGCGAAATCCGTTACTTCGACATCAAAGGCGAATACACCGGCCTGACGTCCAAGGCGATGACCGCGCCGGACGGCATGATTCGCATCCCGCTGAACGAAGAGTCGTCCAAGGGCGCGGGACAGATCGAAGAGTTCCTGATGCAGTTCAACGGTGAGGGCATCCAGCACGTTGCTTTCCTCAGCGATGACTTGATCAAGACCTGGGATCATCTGAAAAGCATCGGCATGCGCTTCATGACCGCGCCGCCGGAAACGTATTACGAGATGCTCGAAGGCCGTTTGCCGAACCATGGTGAGCCGGTTGATCAACTGCAATCGCGTGGGATCCTGCTGGACGGTTCGTCCGAGTCGGGTGACAAGCGCCTGCTGCTGCAGATTTTCTCGGAGACCCTGATGGGCCCGGTGTTCTTCGAATTCATCCAGCGTAAAGGCGACGATGGTTTCGGCGAAGGCAACTTCAAGGCGTTGTTCGAATCGATCGAGCGTGATCAGGTACGTCGTGGCGTACTCGCTACCGAGTAA